One segment of Chlorocebus sabaeus isolate Y175 chromosome 24, mChlSab1.0.hap1, whole genome shotgun sequence DNA contains the following:
- the L3HYPDH gene encoding trans-3-hydroxy-L-proline dehydratase isoform X5 yields the protein MESALAVSRLPPHDPGTPVLSVVDMHTGGEPLRIVLAGCPEVSGPTLLAKRRYMRQHLDHVRRRLMFEPRGHRDMYGAVLVPSELPDAHLGVLFLHNEGYSSLCGHAVLALGRFALDFGLVPAPAAGTREARVNIHCPCGLVTAFVACEDGRSHGPVRFHSVPAFVLATDLMVDVPGHGKVVVDIAYGGAFYAFVSAEKLGLDICSAKTRDLVDAASTVTEAVKAQFKINHPDSEDLAFLYGTILTDGKDAYTKEPTTNICVFADEQVDRSPTGSGVTARIALQYHKGLLELNQTRAFKSSTTGSVFTGKAVKGNFLGAKATKR from the exons ATGGAGAGCGCGCTGGCGGTGTCCCGGCTGCCCCCGCATGATCCGGGGACGCCGGTGCTGTCGGTGGTGGACATGCACACGGGCGGCGAGCCGCTGCGCATCGTGCTGGCTGGGTGTCCGGAGGTGTCCGGGCCCACCCTGCTGGCCAAGCGGCGCTACATGCGCCAGCACCTTGACCACGTGCGGCGACGGCTCATGTTCGAGCCCCGAGGGCACCGGGACATGTACGGGGCGGTCCTAGTGCCGAGCGAGCTGCCGGATGCGCACTTGGGCGTCCTGTTCCTGCACAACGAGGGCTACAGCTCCTTGTGCGGCCACGCAGTGCTGGCGCTGGGCCGCTTCGCCTTGGACTTCGGGCTTGTGCCGGCGCCCGCTGCGGGCACCCGCGAGGCCCGCGTCAACATCCACTGCCCGTGTGGGCTGGTGACCGCCTTCGTGGCGTGTGAGGACGGCCGCAGCCACGGCCCGGTGCGCTTCCACAGCGTCCCGGCCTTCGTGCTGGCAACAG ATCTCATGGTGGACGTTCCCGGACATGGAAAGGTGGTGGTGGACATTGCATATGGCGGTGCATTTTATGCATTTGTTAGTGCTGAAAAGTTAGGACTAGACATTTGTTCTGCAAAGACCAGGGACCTTGTGGATGCAGCGAGTACAGTAACAGAGGCAGTGAAAGCTCAG TTTAAAATTAATCATCCTGATAGTGAAGACCTTGCCTTTTTATATGGAACCATATTAACAGATGGAAAAGATGCTTATACCAAGGAACCAACCACCAACATTTGTGTTTTTGCAGATGAACAG GTTGACAGAAGTCCCACTGGCTCGGGAGTGACAGCCCGAATTGCCTTACAGTATCACAAAGGGCTTCTGGAACTGAACCAGACCAGAGCCTTCAAAAGCAGTACCACTGGCTCAGTATTCACAGGAAAAGCTGTGAAG
- the JKAMP gene encoding LOW QUALITY PROTEIN: JNK1/MAPK8-associated membrane protein (The sequence of the model RefSeq protein was modified relative to this genomic sequence to represent the inferred CDS: substituted 1 base at 1 genomic stop codon) → MRGQPGHRQRALHGLRPGTQEQSCSDGFKPDPYPLTPGEEGGTRSSHPSWGGTSEPKPGSGGGTSERLPRLLGGGAAELAVARMFGAAARSAGLVLLEKNLQAAHGXVVAKIPGTCLGLYCGKTLLFKNGSTEIYGECGVCPRGQRTNAQKYCQPCTESPELYDWLYLGFMAMLPLVLHWFFIEWYSGKKSSSALFQHITALFECSMAAIITLLVSDPVGVLYIRSCRVLMLSDWYTMLYNPSPDYVTTVHCTHEAVYPLYTIVFIYYAFCLVLMMLLRPLLVKKIACGLGKSDRFKSIYAALYFFPILTVLQAVGGGLLYYAFPYIVLVLSLVTLAVYMSASEIENCYDLLVRKKRLIVLFSHWLLHAYGIISISRVDKLEQDLPLLALVPTPALFYLFTAKFTEPSRILSEGANGH, encoded by the exons ATGCGGGGGCAGCCGGGACACCGCCAGCGCGCTCTCCATGGTCTGCGTCCGggaacacaagaacagtcctgcaGCGATGGCTTCAAGCCCGACCCCTACCCACTGACTCCTGGCGAGGAGGGCGGGACGCGAAGCAGCCACCCCTCGTGGGGCGGGACATCGGAGCCTAAACCCGGAAGTGGGGGAGGAACTTCGGAGCGGTTGCCCAGGTTACTGGGAGGCGGAGCCGCCGAGCTCGCTGTGGCCCGGATGTTCGGTGCAGCTGCCAGATCCGCTGGTCTAGTGCTTCTGGAAAAAAACCTTCAGGCGGCCCATGGGTGAGTGGTCGCCAAGATCCCGGGAA CATGCCTTGGACTTTATTGTGGGAAGaccctattatttaaaaatggctCAACTGAAATATATGGAGAATGTGGG GTATGCCCAAGAGGACAGAGAACGAATGCACAGAAATATTGTCAGCCTTGCACAGAATCTCCTGAACTTTATGATTGGCTCTATCTTGGATTTATGGCAATGCTTCCTCTGGTTTTACACTGGTTCTTCATTGAATGGTACTCGGGGAAAAAGAG ttcCAGTGCACTTTTCCAACACATCACTGCATTATTTGAATGCAGCATGGCAGCTATTATCACCTTACTTGTGAGTGATCCAGTTGGTGTTCTTTATATTCGTTCATGTCGAGTATTGATGCTTTCTGACTGGTACACGATGCTTTACAACCCAAGTCCAGATTACGTTACCACAGTGCACTGTACTCATGAAGCCGTCTACCCACT atacacCATTGTATTTATCTATTATGCATTCTGCTTAGTATTAATGATGCTGCTCCGACCTCTTCTGGTGAAGAAGATTGCATGTGGATTAGGGAAGTCTGATcgatttaaaagtatttatgctGCACTTTACTTCTTCCCAATTTTAACTGTGCTTCAGGCAGTTGGTGGAGGCCTTTTAT ATTACGCCTTCCCATACATTGTATTAGTGTTATCTTTGGTTACTCTGGCTGTATACATGTCTGCTTCTGAAATAGAG AACTGCTATGATCTTCTGGTCAGAAAGAAAAGACTTATTGTTCTCTTCAGCCACTGGTTACTTCATGCCTATGGAATAATCTCCATTTCCAGAGTGGATAAACTTGAGCAAGATTTGCCCCTTTTGGCTTTGGTACCTACACCAGCCCTTTTTTACTTGTTCACTGCAAAATTTACCGAACCTTCACGGATACTCTCAGAAGGAGCCAATGGACACTGA